The Phyllostomus discolor isolate MPI-MPIP mPhyDis1 chromosome 15, mPhyDis1.pri.v3, whole genome shotgun sequence genome includes the window GTTTTTGCAAATTCCTCTGCATGCATCCACTTCAAAAGATAAGACCCAGCTCTGTCCAAGCTCAGTATgcgaaggaaaaagagggagatccCAGAAAGCTTCTGGGAAGGCAACCCATTTCAATGACGAGAGTCGATGTGTCACTCTCACTAGGAAACCTAAATACGAGGAGGCCGGGGAGCATGCCATCCAAGTTCTGAAGTCACTACCGAGCCAGATTCTCTAGAAAGTGTATGAAGATACTTTTGGATTTCAGGACCTCAAAACATTTATATTCACATGCCCTCTGGCAAAGAGGTACTTCCTGAAGAATGTGCTTTAGCAAAACAAGGAAGATCAAAGGACTGGGTCCAGGCCATGGCAGCCTCAGCCCGGAGAGCAGGAAAGGAAGTCTCGGAAAACAAGTGCCAGATTACTCCACATTGACCACGAGGAAAACATTAGGGAGTGGCATTTCAGCTACCTATCGGAAATGTTAGAAAACTaaaccaagttttaaaataaataattattaactcTAGGGGAAACAttgtaaatgaatatatttataaaagattacAATCACAGTGCAATCACTGGCTCAGTAGTAAGCACTATATACGTTAGTAATAACAATATAAACACTATACGCTTAGGTAAACATGACATTAATTTGAGGGAAAAGAAGACGTATCGGTGGGTATATCCAATGAGATCCATCTTCATCTGTCATATAAGAGGCCAACAGATAATGTATAAAAATTCTATAGTAAGAGAGCAgtataagaatatttattgagactATGAAGACACATCGCAGAAGAGCATTATGAGTCAAGACTGTTTCCTTTGCAAACAAGGGtgaagaatgaggagaaaatggGTAGCATTTTAATACTACTTGACTTATTTTACCCAGATTTATattaacaaaaacacaaaaatggttAACAGGTAATAAATGCCAGCCTTGTTGCAAGATGGCTGAGAGACGAGAAAGAGACTGTTGTATtcttatagtttctattttcctcttcGTAGGGCCTGGAGCGTCTATCTACCAATGCAAAACGATGACATGCTAAAAGAGATTAAGGGAAACCAGGTGTCTTTTCAAGATTGCTttattgcaaattattttttccagctgAGTTTTTCTTTCATGACAGTGCCTGAGATTCCTGGCTTTTTACCCATCACTTCACCACCTGGTACACCATTAATGTCAACCTGGGAAGCTTGTGTTCCAGCATGTGCCGTGGTGGTAGCCGACATGGAGACCTTTCAAACCAACGATTCATTCCGCACTTGGACCAGAGTCAGAGTGCCACCGAACAGCCTCACTGATGATGAGAGACAAAACGTGTCTGCTGTGACCGTATTCTacactagaattttttttttaataaatggtgtccTTTATGTAAAAAGTTCTATGGCATTCACAAGACTGGGAACCAGAGAAAACCTTCCTGAAAGTGGAATTGTTGGCATTCAATCAAGAAAGTGGTGTTGGCCCAACTATTCATCGAAGGTTAGTAaaacattacatatatatatagtacgCTTACACATTTAGGTGTATTCACCATGCCTTTTAATTCAGTGATACATTAGAGACTACACCATGCAATAATTTTGCAGAGTCATTTAATTTATGGTTGTAGAGAGCTTGGCCTAGCACCTCTGGCAACATAGAATAAAATGAATCTTGTATATTATTATGCAGAATCATCCAGTCATATTAGGGGTGTTTTGTTTTACCTGGACTCAGGCAAAAagtccaaaacatttttttcctcaaacaaAAACTCCATCTGCTCTCAAAAATGAATTAACTCTCTAATCTCTGACAATACAGTGAATAAAATATCCTTAAGCTAGAGCATTACAGAACATCTAAAATGCTGCATAACAGTTTTAAACCTTCTTTGCAGCACAGAGCTGGACTTCTGTGGAAGTAAGGAAAATGCTAAGAGGACAGGTGGGGTCCTGCAGCAATCATCCAGGGACATAAAGGGCAAAGATTGTCAAATTGGACattttgaaaaagacaaaattgtGTGTTTTCTATAAGAAGCCTAGTTGAAATATATGATGTAGTTGGATTCAAAGTAATATATTGGAAAAGGAGATACCATCTAAGCCCTTATTAAAAGGAACCGGGAGTGActttattaatatcagacaaatgAGGAAGACAATCAGGGGTGTAGaaggacattatataatgataaaagagtCACTTCCTCAAGAAGACATAAGAATCCTAAATGTGTATGCACTCAACAACCGAGCTTCAAACTGGGGTCTTGCTTTTTCCCCAGTGTGACAGTCTCTGCCTTTAAGTTATAGCGATTGGTCCACATGGATGTAGTGGGCCAACTGCTACAGTTGGGTTTAAGCAGCTTGGCGTTGGTTTTCCATTAATCCtgattcttcttctttcctttgtttctcctttcttatcTTCTTCTGTGTAAAATGTGCACTTTGCAGTGTTTCCATGTTGCCTCCTGTATTAATTTTTTGACTCAAAACTATTGTTAGTGGTTGCACTTCACTCTACAGTCAACCTCTTTGATTGACTGGGGTCCAGTTTCAAATACTAGGTACACTTCCCAACAGCATACGTGCGGACCTCATCACTATGCCATTCTGCGCATGCCCACCCTTGGCACCCTTGTCCCACATTCGACTGCTCAGTAAGCCATCAATCCCAAAAATTTGGtaatatttctgcttttaaagTCCAGTTTCCTAAAGAGATAGAAGTACAAGCCGGCAGCAAAATAAATCTTTAACATGTCACTTTGTGGTCGCGCTTCATTGTGGTCGGCACCCCCGGCATTCCTCCTGGTTGCGTTTCTCTCCAGCCTGAAGCGTGTCTTGAAGTGTCCTTGTATGGCAAGCTCTCTCAGCATCTGTCTGTATAAAagtgccttcattttttttgcctTCATGTTTGAAGGGCATCCACTGGATAGAGAATTACAGAATGGcaggtgtgttgttgttgttgttgttgttgtgaacAATTTATAAAGATATCATTCCATTATTTGCTGGCCTCCATCATTTTCTGGTAGGAAATCAGCCATTATTCACATCATGAAAATaagacacacatatatatataatgtgtcttatttttatcCATAGCTGCTTTTATTAGAACTTgctctttatctttcattttcaccacttttgTTATGTGACTATGTGTGATTTTctgtatacagggtggggcaaaagtaggtttacagtagttCACATGGAAAACACAGCGATTAATAAATGATAGTACAAGACTAAATTCTGTATTTCAcatactcaccactgtaaacctccTTCTGCCTCAGCCTATATTTGTCCTGTTAAGGCTCAACTGAGCCACTTGGATTTCTGGGATCGTGTCTTTCATTAATTTGGGGGTTGTTCTCAGACATTATCTCTTCAAGTATTTCTTCCGCACCATTCTTTGTTCCTCCCCTTCTAGGGTTCCCGAAACACATATGTGACACCGTTTAATATTGTCCCGCAGATCTCAGGCCACCTGTTTATGTTTGTTTCACTCAGTTTCTCTCTTTGTACTTCCGTTTGTATAAATGCTGGTGACTGTCTTCAAGTTCGCTGCTCCTTTCTTCTGCTGCTCCCAGTGTGCTCTTAAATTTATCTAATGATGTCTTTATTCCTAGCACCACATTTGCTTATTTCTCGCATTTCCATTTTCTTCGTGCCCATCATGTATGAGTCTCAGCTGGTCCCCCATCTCTGCATTCATGTGGCCCATCTTCCCCACTGGATCTTTTGGCGTTTTTGTCATGGTTACTTTCCCTCCAACCGTGTTTGAGAGCTCAGCACTGAGAAGACTGCACAGGTCTCCTCCCACCTCGCAGCTGAGTCACACGCATTCCGAACTGGGAGAGCACCGCCTCTGCCTTACAGCCTAGCAGTCAGCCTTTTTATCGCTGAGGAATTCTCTTTTCTCACTCCTCTGCCCTTGGATTTTTGTGCCTTGGcagagctctctttctctctctctcctgcttccccgCCCCCAGTCTTGGAAGGGAGACGGCTTCACACTTTGGGGAAAGGCCAAGCACGTCCCAGAGGGGAGTTGCTCTCAGCTGTCTTATCCCACTCCCAGCCTGGGACACCTGAGAACCCAGAATGCAGGTGCATCTCTCTCAGCTGTGCTCCttgctgcctgcccctccctgtctgCAGAGGCACACCCATTACAGCTGCAGGAGGCCCTGAATGCCTCAGGGGtctcccagctcccctgcctTGCCCCGAGATCCTTGGTTTACTACACCCAAGCACTAAGGAAAGATCTAAGGAAAAGAGTTTGTGGGTGAGTGAAAACCCATCCCACTGCTGGGTCTCCTTGGAATTCCCATCTGTCTTTATTATGGCACATTCCTCTTCCCATCCCTCTGCCAAGAATGAGAATGGTTGTGAGCCTTTTCTGTGAAGGGCTCatcatttgtttctctgtttcctctttgaGGATTGTTTCATACTCTACTCCAGCAACGTAAGCTCTAGACTTGAAGTTGGATCTTCCTttgataaaaatactttttacacCAAATAGTCTCTTTCCTTGGTTACCAGTTTGGTATCTGTCTACATCTTATTTGATTATACactaaatatttgtaaattaattaaataagagAAACGAGATGTGCCCAAAAGACTTCTTTTGGTGGTCATGGACATAGAAGTTACATTTTGAACAAAAATCTCTAAGAATTAGAAACAGCTAGAGGAGGGGGGATTTGACTCTCTAAATAAAGTTAGGCCCCCTGAATTTCAGACACTGCCATCTCTGAATGGCCATTTTCTCTAACAGACTATATCCTGAAAAGGGTAGTATCGATTTGCTTAAAGTTTTAggttctctgttttctttctctgatatcCAATGAAGCTCGAATTCCAAAAATAACTTAATGTTTGAGGTGTCCTTAGAGCTTGACCTTAGTAAATATCAAGGTCAAAGGGGCACTCCTGAtcagagtaaataaatacataacagaAGATTGATGCTCTTTGAATATGTGAAGGAGAATTAAGATTAATTCTTTCTactgataaaataatatataaaagaatagtTACTGGCATAACTTATTTTTATGGTGATATGTAATGACATACTTCTGTGTCATGTATTTCTATGCTTGAGGTATTTTTCAGAACTATACTAGAAATGAAACCTTAGCAGTGACTATGTTTTACTTTGTTACGACTGTGCCTAAAATTGAAgattttctcatcattttcaaTTTTGTCACAGGCCGATAAAAAAAGAAGCATCATGATAGTCTGGACAGCAAATGAAGTTTATCTCGGATATCCTTCACTTAAATTCGTCAAAATAATGACTACTGAAAAGCTgaggaaaattataaatatacccCCAACTGTGACTTTGACTATACACAATGCGGGCTACACAGGACACCCTTTGGAACTTGGCTTGTCATTAAATTACTGCACTACATGTAATGTCACTAAAAGGATTTACATAGTGACATACAATGAAGACACAGAACAGTGGGTATTCCAAGACTTTGTATTAACTGTCCCAGCTGACAGTTTTCTAATGCTGCGTTTTCTATATTCAGCAATGCCAGAATTCATACTATGGGACAAACACAGGATCTACTATTGTTACAACAATTTCACTAATACTGGAGTTGTACAAACACCAACAACATTTGGAAATCTATCAGGATTATCACATGGCAGTATTATTCATGATGTTTTCATAGGTGAGGCATTCTCATTTTGCAAAAAGTATCCTACATTTCATAACAGACATTGTTCTTGATGAAGACGTAGCAATTTTAAGTGCACTAATATACGGTGCTTTTGATAGGTAATGGTGTACTTTGTACCACCTAAAAATGGATTCTACTAACATTAGCTATAATCTTACATAGAAAAATGGCAAACTGAAGTTTTTTTTCACAGGTTCATTTTGGTCCATCCTTAGATGCTAACTAAGCAGCTGACACATTTTTAGTGTAGGAGGTGGTGTGTTGTATTAGTTTCTAGGGCTCCCGTAACAAAGTACCCAACCAGGTGGTTTAatacaacagaaatgtgttgctccctagttctggaggctagaagtctgcattcagggtgttggcagggccgtgctccctctgaaacctgaagaggaatcttttcttcctcttcccaggtTCTGGGGGCTTCTGGCAaaccttggcattccttggctgcAGCCACATGGTTCCAAACTCTGCCTTCGTCATCACATAgcattctctctgtgtctccacatgCCACCTTGTTATGATGGCAACAGGGCCCCCTATTCCAATATGACCTTATCTTAACTAATCACTTTTGtgatgaccctatttccaaaaaaaaagtcACGTTCTGAAGTAGTACTGAGAGTTAGAATTTCAGCTTTTTTTGCGTGTGTGTGGGGAAACACAGTTCAACCCATGACAGGTATTACAGCCCTGGTtgacgtggctcagtggactgagcactggcctgcaaaccagagggtggctggttcaattcccagtcagggctcatgcctgagttgcaggccagacccttggggcagggggcgggggccggcatgtgagaggcaaccccgcattgatgtttctctctcccttcccctctctctaagtaaataaaataatttttaaacctttaaaaaataacaggtaGAGTTAAACAGAGTTGTATTTAAATCCATGaacaagtcatttaaattttccaagcctcagttttctgatccaGAACATAAGACTGCCATTATAAGTAGATAAGGGATTGTATACAAAACGTCTAGGATAATCCTGGGCAGGTGGTAAACCTTCAAGGAATAGTACAAGCATACCACGTTTTAATGCACCTCTCTTTATAAGCCTCAcaatactttgttttttaaatttgaaagtaaagccctccaccagcaaaaacccacaacttgctgaaggctcagatgatggatagcattttttagcaataaagtatttttgagTTAAAGTATGTAAATTTGTGGACATAATGCTACTGCATGCCTATAAACTACAGTACAGTGTAAATGACTTTTTTCCATTGTAcatgacatacaatgttatagtAGTTTGAGGGATAGAACACAGTGATAGACATTTATATCTGGCCAACTGATCATCACAATAAGTCCCGGTGTCATACATAGTTCTTACAATTTCATGGACTCTGTTTTGCCATattttatgctgtattttacattcccacgaCTGTTATATAAAATCCACACACAATACATCTGGGTGAGGTTCTACATGTTATATATCATCATACTGTGTATCCTGCAATACTTTTGTCATTCAGCAGAGATATATTTTACGTCATCACCCAtgtctttctccccttccacctTGTGAAATTTCTAGCAACACTCACAAAGCACAACAGGCCAAGAATTTGGTAGGCCTGGATGGGATTCATTGCCcaaagtgaacaaaacagaattaaCTGTGCAAGGAAATCTAAGTTATTTGAGGAAAATCACCTGGTCACTGTTATCGCCCCAATTGTGGTGGCACCACActaaccctgaccctgaccctgaccctcacCCCACACACAGTGGCACAGCCATGAGAACACTGGTGTCCAATCCCCATGATGCTGGCTCAGCATTAAGGACACATTACCCTGGCAGCTTCACTAGAGCACTCTGAAAGTTACTCCCGGCTTCATATGAAGCACCCCCCGTCAGTGTAACGACTTCAGGAATGTTGTCATATTGCTGAATTCCTACTGACAATGTTATAACAATAGGGGAGTTTCACTTTGTAAGGAAATGTATGTTGACACTGGTATTCAACTATTCGAATCctaaaaaaatgacatttctgAGTCAGGAGTTTAATCAGAATATAATTTATGGTAATTTGTGAAACGGTCACTTATTTATTCAGGTTCCAAATGTCAGATGCAGAATAGCCTCTGAACTCCCCAACTCTGAATCTACCTTCCTCTTTTCAGCCAGACCTCCCTAAGTGTTCCTTTATGAAAATTACAGAAAGGATGCCCCAAGAATTGGTCCCTAGAGAACACTGTATCTGAAAAGGAAACCAGAAATCAACTCACTATTCACTTTACAGATGCAGCTCTAGAACCAAAGAGGTTGAGAGACTCACTGCCTGTGAACCTCTGTGACTCAAACATAATACTCTGTTAAGGGGAGAGTATTTACTCTTGTTTGCAGAGTCACCCTGAAGGGGTGCCAAGCCCACCCTCATCTCTTCATCGCAGTTGTATTGTTCTGCTAGGACCTGCCTTAACAAAACCCCACAGACTAGTTGGCTCAAACAACAGCAGGGTAtgttctcatggttctggaggctggaagtccaagatcaaggtgtcaccaaggctggcttttgaTGAGGACTCTCTTCCTAGCTTAGAGACAGCAGCCACCTTCTCAGGTCCTCACAGGGCCCTTGCTCTGTGTGCATGCAAGAAAGGGGGGgggcacaggaagagagagatcTGGTGCCATTTCCTCCTCTTAGGGACCCCAGTCCCGCaggatcagggccccacccttatgacctcatttaatctgaATTCCCTCCTTGAAGACTATCTCCAAACACATCACAATAGGACTTAGGACTTGAACACAGGCATTggcagtgaggggtggaggggggtgacACATTTTCGTCCATGACACAATGCTTCCTCCTAATGCCATTCCTGTGGTgctcattctcatttttatttaatgcactAACTCcggctccttctttctctgtaaatGATACAGCACGTAAGTGATACAACGAATGCAAGGAGAAGGGCGGCCGGGGGTAGCACTGCTTCACCATGAACAGGGGAGAGGAGTTGTCCAGCTCCGAGTCCAGCTGTAGGTGCGTGCCTGCACGTGCTGGTTTTCTCCGAGTCTGCAAACAGTCAATGTGAAAGAAATCATTTTGGTTAAGAGTCCACTTATAGAACATAGCATGGATTTCTGGTTACTTAGAATAACGcaaacttttctctcttttttccagaTTACTATGGAAATATTgtggtaaaaatggaaaataatataatgttttttttcaagattaaTATTAAAGATGCGGTAAAGCTACACCTATGGGTAAATAGCACAACAAAATCGCTCATTTTCATGAATGCATCTGGTCAAGGATATCTCGTGTATGTTTCTGGAAGTGGCACAATATCCCCACAAAGATATCCCATAGATCTGGAAGCACAGAGtatagctttaaaaacaaaagaaaaatgccctTTTGTGGCATTTactactaatattttatttgtttttaaccttttggaCAAGGGACAGAACCTGACAGTTTGGGCTCAAATAGTCTACCCAGAAAATATTGGTCTGTATATTATTGTGGAATCATATGGcccaaacatattaaaaatgaaacaacaggTTCAGTATGAAATTGTCTTAGGATACTGCACTAAAACCATGGTAAgtgaatattgttttaatttcttcatttcactttaataaatgtaaaagtataatgttaatcattttaaaatggatCTCCCTTCTAGGTTTAGTTTGGAATGTTGAGAAATATACCATTAATTCCTGAGCTAGGATTTTCACTTTCAATATTTAAGGCCTCTTCGCTAGTTAAAATACATTCCTGCAGAAGTATCATCAGTTGTAttgtttgcttccttttgtttattttttagcacTTCGTTTTTCTGTAGAGTTCTTTCTACTACCTATTGTAGTGTAGCACTACCCCAAAACCTAATGACTGCAAACAACCAATTCTATGCATCAGCAGTTGGGGTCATGAGTTCTGGGCATTTGAGCTGGTTTCATCTGGGTTCATTCATGAAACTGTGGCTGTCTGGTGGCTTGTCTGGGATAGGGCAGTCTAGGATGGCCTCATTCACGGGTCAAGTGGTTGGCATAAGCACTGGCTTGTTACTGCAAGGGGCCCCACTGGAGCACTTGTGTCTGCTCCACCTGGCTTCTGTCCTCCACACCAGTCTGGCTTCTCTGCACGGCAGACACAGGGCAGTGTCCCAGATGGCACAAGTGGCAGCAGCTAAGAGGCCTCTTGAAGCCTAGGTTTGGCCTCTTCTGTTCATCAAAGGAATTCACAAAGTCAGCCCTGATTAATAGGATGCAGAAATAGAGTCTGTCTATTCATAGAAGAACAGCAAAAGGATACTGTAGCTctgattggtgtagctcagtcgGTTGGCCATCATCCCACAGAGCAAACGGTCTCAAGTTTGagtcccagttaaggcacatgcctgggatgtgggttcGGTTGAGTTGGGGTGAATACAAGAGGCAGCAAccattgtttctttctcacatcgatgtttctctccctgtctttctccttcccttcccctctctctaaaaacaagtaaaatcttttgaaaagtaTATACTGTAAAGGACATGCACACATGAGTGGGAGGATTTCTTGCAGCCATCTTTGCCAACATTCTATCACAGCTGGTGTAGGTATCCTGGATACACCGTTTCGTACACTACTTTTCCAATCAATATGATTGCATAAGCATTTTCAATGCCACGTCACTCTCCTCCCAAGTATTGTATATTCCATTCCCCACTCCCTCTTCTAGGCCCAGCTTCCTCCAGCTTCTACAACAGGGTGGAGTGACGGAGTTCAGTTAATACCAAGGTCGGCTACAGCAGAAAatcattcaaaaaaatgaaaccgatatatgtgaaacattttactttaacttaaataaatatacacattcattaGCCCATGTTTAATATACGACTACAGGCTTTCCTCTGAAAAAAGTCCACTTATTGGAGCTCCCTACAGATGGTCCGATATCTGTAATCATTGAAAACCCTCAGAGAAGAAACCAAAATGTCCAGAACCAAGGTTATTAGGAAACAGAAGTGAAAAGTCTGCTCTGCTCAGGctataaatgaaaagtaaaaataagaatattgtaagacaaaattcaaatgagaagggagagagaaacagtagAAATAGAAGAACTCTCAcataaaactaaaaggaaaatgtAACAATGCAAATCTAATATGTACATAATTGGAgtttctgaaatggaaaataaactgaaaaaatgcttaatatattatttttcttatataaagaAGATTTAAATCTGCCTTGAAAGAATCCATTTATGCCATTCTCAATGTTCCTGTTTTGCATAAacctttttacattctttttcagACCATAACATTTTATCAGGATACAAATTATGAGGCAGTCAATGATTACTTCAACTTGCAGTAAGTATGACTTTTAAAAGAACCTACTCATGTAAAATATGCTATTCAGGTTTTTGATGTGTGACTATCCTTTTATTTAAATGGCCTCGTATCCTTTTAAATACCTAGATTTGATATTCCTTGCAGTGTCTGGATAGATGTGAAATTAGGGTTGGGTATAAAAGTGGAGAATATTCTGTATGGTTCAATGGAAGCATGACCTATCTGAAGGTTCTCATTCATCCAATCGAAGATGCAAAACAAAAGGAAGGCTATTTCTTGATTCAGTAAATTTCCagcatgttttctcatttattcccATCCCAAAGTCTTTACATACTATCCTGAAGCAAAAGCTAGAACTCTAATATCCCTGAAAGTCTTCAGCTATGAGTAGAATCGGGTAAAACACCCTCTTTGACCCTTGGAATAAGGTAGCGCTGGGAGGAAGACAGCCAACCTGGAGTTGGGTCTTAAGGCATTTATATGGTTACCATTGTCTGACTCAACATATTTCCTCCAAAAATAGCACTGTTTTTCAAGCAAAAACCTGTTTTTCTTTAGTCTGCTACTCCAAGTGAGTGGAATGCCCATTCCTTGccaagcacatagtaggtgttcaaaaCGCCCAATGAGCCAGAAGCGGGGAAGCGCTGCCATCCTGGGGCAGACCTCTAGGGGCAGAAGGAATCCAGCAAGTGCCCCAGGAAATAAAGGAGATGATGCCAAACAGTGCTGAGTGCTACTGAGAACGTGAAACCATGGGGTGGGAGAGCGTGGCCGGGAAGTGTAGGGAGGAGATGCTACGTCAGTCACACAAGTCTCCCTCTGCCCACCgatgtttctccttcttctcATGCTGTGGTTTGGAATGTTTGTGTGCTCTGGCTTGGTGGGTATTCCCTCAGAATTCTGTCGCTGTAGAATACATACCGAATTGTCCAGTCCATGGgacactttagaaaaaaataccaaaagctTTGAAATCAGCcacagtagaaaaacaaaatgtgctaTCAGAAAAACTGTACAGAATTGAAGGTGGATTCTTCACTTTCCTGTTCTTTACAGATCTGTACTATATTTCTGAATTTACCAAACCAAATATGCCATCAAACTGAAAAAAGCCACAATTGGCATAGTTCTAAGATGCTTCCTAATTTCAAAGGtgttaagtgagaaaaaaatatgtatcttagAATTAATGAAATATGGCACAGTGACT containing:
- the CATSPERE gene encoding cation channel sperm-associated protein subunit epsilon, translated to MAAQRVAVLLFWLSCCGSALWRYYTKSPDYRIFSTRSTIKLEYEGTLFSEWSVPETCSVKNKSSPTTELRCPSPGIQIIRPIVKGPNVEEERYLFVEKSNTCFLWYYKNLIIWVYDPENADPSELVWEAESPSPNSIMLSKQLTTLGQEPVVYTFLKRKVYFSHERLENGAWSVYLPMQNDDMLKEIKGNQVSFQDCFIANYFFQLSFSFMTVPEIPGFLPITSPPGTPLMSTWEACVPACAVVVADMETFQTNDSFRTWTRVRVPPNSLTDDERQNVSAVTVFYTRIFFLINGVLYVKSSMAFTRLGTRENLPESGIVGIQSRKWCWPNYSSKADKKRSIMIVWTANEVYLGYPSLKFVKIMTTEKLRKIINIPPTVTLTIHNAGYTGHPLELGLSLNYCTTCNVTKRIYIVTYNEDTEQWVFQDFVLTVPADSFLMLRFLYSAMPEFILWDKHRIYYCYNNFTNTGVVQTPTTFGNLSGLSHGSIIHDVFIDYYGNIVVKMENNIMFFFKINIKDAVKLHLWVNSTTKSLIFMNASGQGYLVYVSGSGTISPQRYPIDLEAQSIALKTKEKCPFVAFTTNILFVFNLLDKGQNLTVWAQIVYPENIGLYIIVESYGPNILKMKQQVQYEIVLGYCTKTMTITFYQDTNYEAVNDYFNLQDKKTGLLLVQVRPSEYAKTCPISPKVFSIAVGCDRSKYIAVKGFTKRCTPRDFYYIIEKSHLRNRPSKNLRVQYKWQIYGCPLRLDFREKFHPLIELHNSEGFVEEVKANFIVWEIHGRDDYSFNTTMKKTGCLHEAQTWKSMTELNKDLPLEKVWGPENYRHCFSYAIGKPGDLNQPYEIINKSNYNHLVWPMYHTGMYVFQVKILDPNYSFCNFTAIFAIEVYGVIPSPSGYLVASFLFFLMLLFFSILVLSYFHYMRIYKQYIYEPQYKIRRRQKNS